One Clostridium estertheticum DNA segment encodes these proteins:
- a CDS encoding recombinase family protein, translated as MLKENVKVLVSSNEGVENMDKTIFTNIAFYLRVASAEIDEKGLLENLNFLLEVCNGNGWNATIYKDIIASGSTMGKLPEIQRLLRDAKKGLYDGVLVLDAERVSRGDWSY; from the coding sequence ATGTTAAAAGAAAATGTTAAAGTATTGGTTAGTAGTAATGAAGGGGTTGAAAATATGGACAAAACTATTTTTACTAATATAGCCTTTTATCTACGAGTGGCAAGTGCAGAAATAGATGAAAAAGGGTTACTTGAAAATCTAAACTTCTTACTAGAAGTATGCAATGGAAACGGTTGGAATGCTACAATCTATAAAGACATTATTGCTTCAGGTTCAACAATGGGTAAACTACCTGAAATTCAGAGATTACTAAGGGATGCTAAGAAAGGCTTATATGATGGTGTATTAGTATTAGATGCTGAACGGGTTAGCAGGGGAGATTGGAGTTATTAA